AACAGGTTAGTAGGTCTATCGAGGGTGAGCGAGCTTTACTCGCATATCCAGCTCATGCCTCTGCTTAGCGGATGTTTTTTCTATTACAAAAGAAAGTCCATTTTCTCCGAGGTTGAGTATTCCCTGGCGTTGGGGCCAGGGTTAATCGCGGCAGGAGGTGTTCTTTATGTGACGATCTCTCTGACCAGGGGGGCAAACTACCACAATAATAATGATCATCTCTCGCTGTTGACGTTCGCCGCAGTGATCGTTTTGATAGGAGTCTTCACTCTTTTTTACGGAGTAAAGGCATTAAGGTGCGCGGTATTCCCGTTTATACTATTTTTTTTTGTAATTCCATTACCTAACCTGATCACAAATGTAAGTGTGCATCTATTACAGAAAGGTTCCGCCGAGGTTGTGGCACTGTTTTTCAGTCTGCTCAAAGTGCCCGTGGTAAGGGACGGATATGTGTTTGCTTTTCCGCAGTTGAGCATTGAGGTGGCTGAACAGTGCAGTGGAATTCGCTCAAGTATTGCTCTCGTGATTACGACCATCATAGCGGGCAACCTCTTCCTTCTTAGTGGATGGACAAGAATCGCTTTAGTCGCATCTATTGTGCCTGTGGCAATTTTGAAAAACGGAGTCCGGATCGTCACACTTTCTCTGTTGGGAGCCTATTTTGATGAGGGAATTCTTCAGGGTGATCTCCACCGAAAAGGGGGTGTTCTCTTTTTTATTTTTGCGCTCATTTTAATGTGGGGACTTGTGGCTTTGCTGAGAAAAGCTGATAAACAGTATGTGGTAAAAAAGTGATCTATTATACAATATATTCTATAGGGGGATGAACATGAGCCTAACTTCCAAGATTTCCTCTCGAAGTGCAAAAGTAGGTATTATTGGTCTCGGTTACGTTGGTTTGCCGCTCGTTATTGAGTTCTGCAAGGCGGGGTTTGATGTAACGGGATTTGATATTGATCCAGGAAAGATTGAATTCCTTAAAGCGGGCAAGAGCTACATTAAACATATTGATCTGTCAAAAACAAGGAATGTGTTGTCGTCCCGTTTTGCACCCACTTCGGAGTTTTCTTTGCTCCGCAAAATGGATTCCATCATTGTCTGTGTTCCTACGCCTCTCAACAAGAATAGAGAACCTGACATGAGATTCGTGTTTAATACCACCGAGACGATAGCCGAACACCTTCAAAAAGGGCAGTTGGTAGTTCTGGAATCCACCACGTACCCAGGCACAACCGACGAAGATATGCGAGTTATTCTGGAAAAATCAGGGTTAAAAGCGGGAAAGGATTTTTATCTTGCCTTCTCTCCAGAGAGGGAAGATCCGAACAACAAGGATTTCAGCCTAAAGACGGTTCCTAAAGTAGTAGGCGGCTATACCGGTAAGTGTCTTAAAGCGGCCAAAGCATTGTATGACACTATTGTTGATAAGACTGTCCCAGTTTCATCAACCAAAGCAGCCGAGGCAACGAAACTCCTGGAAAATATTTATCGTTCCGTGAACATAGCTCTCGTGAACGAGTTAAAAATTCTATTTGACAGGATGGGGATAGATATATGGGAGGTAATAGAAGCGGCAAAAACAAAACCATTCGGTTTTCAGGCGTTCTATCCCGGCCCCGGCTTGGGCGGCCACTGCATACCGATAGATCCGTTTTATCTCACATGGAAAGCGCGGGAATATGAGATCCCGACCAGATTTATTGAACTTGCGGGAGAGATAAATACGTCCATGCCTGACTGGGTGGTTGCTAAGGTCTCAAAGGTATTGAACGATAAAGGCAAATCAATCAAGGGGTCCAAAATACTTGTACTTGGACTTGCTTACAAAGGAAACGTCGACGATGACAGGGAATCACCGTCTTACAGATTGATGGAAAAACTTGAAGAACTGGGTGCGGTAATAGCCTATAACGATCCGTACATTCCCGTCATACCACGCACCAGAGAATTTTCCAAATATGCCGGAAAAAAGTCTGTAAAAATCACCGGGAATTATGATCTTATCCTTATCGCAACACCTCACGATGAATATAAGAAGATTGATTTCGAAGCTTTCAATATTCCCGTGATAGATACCAGGGCCATAGTGAAGAAAAGAAGCGGCCTGATTTATAAAGCATAATCCATTTCAGGCGAGTTCAGCCGCAAATGACAGAGGCCATCACCCATAAGGTGATGGCCTCTGTCATTTGTTTATCCCTGTGTTTCCTCTATTGTTTTTAACCTATGGCCAGGGTCTTAGTTGGCTTTAATACTTTTGTGATGATTTCCTTTCACGGCACTGAATATGTAAATCGAAACCCCTTTTTCGTAAATGGCTTATATCGTACAAGCATCGGTTATCCGTATTTGTCTCTCGGTAAAACAGCCAGGGTGGGTAGGGTAGTTATCTGGTTGGGAAGAGTAGTCCCTCACGGTTGCATTCAATTAACGGATCCGTAAAAAATATGAGTTGTGTTTGAAAGGAGCAATTCCTTATTGCGAGAGGACCGGTTGTATTGGACGGACACAGGACTTCCTCGAATTACACCTGTTCAGGTGTCCCGACGGGCGATAATATCCGCACCGCTTAAATCTTCTCTCGTCGCCTTGTCTGGCGCTTCACTGCCGCTTATCTGTAATGGGCC
This is a stretch of genomic DNA from Syntrophobacterales bacterium. It encodes these proteins:
- a CDS encoding exosortase/archaeosortase family protein → MFLISIVLSLFIFYPTVNRLVGLSRVSELYSHIQLMPLLSGCFFYYKRKSIFSEVEYSLALGPGLIAAGGVLYVTISLTRGANYHNNNDHLSLLTFAAVIVLIGVFTLFYGVKALRCAVFPFILFFFVIPLPNLITNVSVHLLQKGSAEVVALFFSLLKVPVVRDGYVFAFPQLSIEVAEQCSGIRSSIALVITTIIAGNLFLLSGWTRIALVASIVPVAILKNGVRIVTLSLLGAYFDEGILQGDLHRKGGVLFFIFALILMWGLVALLRKADKQYVVKK
- a CDS encoding nucleotide sugar dehydrogenase, which gives rise to MSLTSKISSRSAKVGIIGLGYVGLPLVIEFCKAGFDVTGFDIDPGKIEFLKAGKSYIKHIDLSKTRNVLSSRFAPTSEFSLLRKMDSIIVCVPTPLNKNREPDMRFVFNTTETIAEHLQKGQLVVLESTTYPGTTDEDMRVILEKSGLKAGKDFYLAFSPEREDPNNKDFSLKTVPKVVGGYTGKCLKAAKALYDTIVDKTVPVSSTKAAEATKLLENIYRSVNIALVNELKILFDRMGIDIWEVIEAAKTKPFGFQAFYPGPGLGGHCIPIDPFYLTWKAREYEIPTRFIELAGEINTSMPDWVVAKVSKVLNDKGKSIKGSKILVLGLAYKGNVDDDRESPSYRLMEKLEELGAVIAYNDPYIPVIPRTREFSKYAGKKSVKITGNYDLILIATPHDEYKKIDFEAFNIPVIDTRAIVKKRSGLIYKA